One part of the Neodiprion virginianus isolate iyNeoVirg1 chromosome 3, iyNeoVirg1.1, whole genome shotgun sequence genome encodes these proteins:
- the LOC124300020 gene encoding juvenile hormone epoxide hydrolase 1-like, producing MALVKYAVLGVSLILGVSYLFNRGGNQKAPQLGDAWWGPGSEKPVDEAVRPFKIKFSNEDINDLKARLKNTRNLKPALEGTGWTYGVNGGFVPTIIDHWMNKYNFTERQEYLNKYPQFVTNIQGLDIHFLHVKPNNAGGKKVLPLLIQHGWPGSVIEMYKIIPMLTTPRDEFDFVFEVIVPSLPGYGFSSGTTKPGLGSAQMAVILKNLMLRLGFKKFYTQGGDWGAIITANLASMFPQHVLGMHSNMCIVMQPQTFLTTYIYSFWPSMLIPEEDYHLMYPLSEKWSRRLEESGYLHIQATKPDTLGVALTDSPAGLAAYILEKFSTGTNPELRFKDNGGLLDKYSADELLDNVMLYWIPNSMTTAMRLYAEHFSAAHMALGMEYVPIDVPSACAQFPHEISYQPPSLLSARFKKLIRARKMPRGGHFAAFEEPQLLADEIWTSIGIMEAGRKQSQASKASKASKKSA from the exons ATGGCTCTGGTTAAGTATGCCGTTCTGGGCGTGAGTCTGATTCTCGGAGTGTCTTACCTGTTCAACCGGGGCGGTAACCAGAAGGCCCCGCAGCTCGGCGACGCCTGGTGGGGCCCCGGGAGCGAGAAACCCGTTGACGAAGCCGTCAGACCCTTCAAGATCAAATTCTCGAACGAG GACATAAACGACCTGAAAGCACGCCTAAAGAACACGCGGAACTTGAAGCCGGCTCTGGAAGGTACGGGATGGACTTACGGCGTGAACGGTGGCTTTGTGCCAACCATTATTGACCACTGGATGAACAAGTACAACTTTACTGAGCGACAAGAATACCTGAACAAGTATCCACAGTTCGTAACAAACATTCAAG GTCTGGACATTCACTTTCTGCACGTAAAACCGAATAATGCAGGTGGCAAGAAAGTTCTGCCTCTGCTCATTCAGCACGGATGGCCCGGTTCTGTGATTGAAATGTACAAAATCATACCAATGCTGACGACCCCTCGCGATGAGTTCGACTTCGTGTTTGAAGTAATCGTCCCGTCACTCCCTGGCTATGGCTTCTCATCTGGAACAACGAAACCCGGTTTGGGCTCGGCGCAAATGGCCGTTATTTTGAAGAATCTGATGCTCAGACttggtttcaaaaaattctacacTCAGGGCGGAGATTGGGGAGCTATTATCACTGCCAACCTTGCCTCCATGTTCCCACAACA CGTCCTCGGCATGCATTCAAACATGTGCATTGTCATGCAGCCTCAGACCTTCTTGACCACGTATATATACAGTTTCTGGCCATCAATGCTCATTCCTGAGGAGGACTATCACCTCATGTACCCCTTGAGCGAAAAATGGTCCCGGAGACTCGAAGAGTCTGGATATCTTCACATCCAGGCTACCAAACCCGACACTTTGG GGGTCGCCCTGACTGATTCGCCGGCTGGACTGGCCGCTTACATACTGGAGAAGTTCTCAACCGGTACAAACCCTGAATTAAGATTCAAGGATAACGGCGGATTACTCGACAAGTACTCGGCTGATGAACTCCTGGACAACGTGATGCTCTACTGGATCCCAAATTCGATGACGACCGCGATGCGGTTATACGCGGAACACTTCAGTGCAGCGCACATGGCACTGGGAATGGAATA CGTACCGATCGACGTGCCGAGTGCATGTGCGCAGTTTCCTCACGAAATATCGTATCAACCGCCGTCGTTGCTGAGCGCGCGTTTCAAGAAGCTGATACGTGCGAGGAAAATGCCACGCGGTGGACACTTTGCTGCTTTTGAGGAACCGCAGCTCCTCGCGGACGAGATTTGGACATCGATCGGGATCATGGAAGCCGGTAGAAAGCAAAGCCAGGCTAGCAAGGCGAGCAAGGCGAGCAAGAAGTcggcataa